From the Methanobrevibacter sp. TMH8 genome, one window contains:
- the cofC gene encoding 2-phospho-L-lactate guanylyltransferase, which yields MDEIYAIIPVSKFSNAKTRLSPFLKLEEREELLKAMLKDVTKTLKDVVNEVVIISADKDVLEYANELEVLTLVENEGLNLNTAIEQAMDWCRHKTKKVFIVPSDIPLISKTNIDALIESAKIIDFIIVPSKGGGTNGLIIKPQSIDMKFGEFSFKKHVKEASDNKFEPVIYDSFYMSLDVNTTEDLGEIMIHGSGSETQSYLKSLNIGVESIHGAERLKVTRKD from the coding sequence ATGGATGAAATATATGCAATAATACCTGTTTCAAAATTTTCTAATGCAAAGACTCGATTATCTCCTTTTTTAAAATTAGAAGAAAGAGAAGAACTTCTAAAAGCTATGTTAAAAGATGTAACAAAGACATTGAAAGATGTGGTTAATGAAGTAGTTATAATAAGTGCAGATAAAGATGTTTTAGAATATGCAAATGAACTTGAAGTTCTAACTTTAGTTGAAAACGAAGGATTGAATTTAAATACTGCTATTGAGCAAGCTATGGATTGGTGTAGGCATAAAACTAAGAAAGTTTTTATTGTACCTTCAGATATTCCACTTATTTCAAAAACAAATATTGATGCATTAATTGAATCAGCAAAAATCATCGATTTTATTATAGTTCCTTCAAAAGGTGGAGGAACAAATGGACTTATAATTAAACCACAATCAATCGACATGAAATTTGGAGAATTTAGTTTCAAAAAGCATGTGAAAGAAGCTAGTGATAATAAATTTGAACCAGTTATTTATGATTCATTCTATATGTCTCTTGATGTAAATACAACTGAAGATCTTGGTGAAATAATGATTCATGGATCTGGAAGTGAAACACAAAGCTATTTAAAAAGTTTAAATATTGGTGTTGAATCAATACATGGTGCAGAACGTTTAAAGGTTACTAGAAAAGATTAA
- a CDS encoding adenylosuccinate synthetase — protein MTCNILVGGAWGDEGKGKCITYLCDNDKPNIIARAGVGPNAGHSVEFNGEKYGLRLTPSGFVHRDAKLLIGAGVLVDPEVFFHELDYLNKYDVRSRSFMDYRCSMIAPEHKERDQASDHLFKKIGSTGTGCGPANSDRVMRTAKMAQDLPELEDYITDVPLEVNEAIDNGEDVFIEGSQGFGLSLYYGTYPFVTSKDTTASTFAADVGVGPTKIDDVIIVFKSYITRVGEGPFPSEMPQEQAEELGIEEYGTVTGRRRRVGLFDMDLAKEACMINGATQIALTCVDRLFPNCERTQDYSSLSGETKAFIDEIEKETGVPVTIISTGPDLKDTIDLRKELL, from the coding sequence ATGACTTGTAATATTTTAGTTGGTGGAGCTTGGGGAGATGAAGGTAAAGGAAAATGTATAACTTATCTCTGTGACAATGATAAGCCCAATATAATAGCTCGTGCGGGTGTAGGGCCAAATGCTGGTCATTCTGTTGAATTTAATGGTGAGAAATATGGGCTTAGACTAACTCCCTCTGGTTTTGTACATAGGGATGCGAAATTGCTTATTGGCGCAGGTGTTCTTGTTGATCCAGAAGTTTTCTTCCATGAATTAGATTATCTTAATAAATATGATGTAAGAAGCAGATCTTTTATGGATTATAGGTGTTCTATGATAGCTCCTGAACATAAAGAAAGAGATCAAGCTTCAGATCATCTTTTTAAAAAGATTGGCAGTACTGGAACTGGTTGTGGTCCAGCTAACTCTGATCGTGTTATGAGAACAGCTAAAATGGCTCAAGACCTTCCTGAACTTGAAGATTATATCACTGATGTTCCTTTAGAGGTTAATGAAGCTATTGATAATGGTGAAGATGTTTTCATAGAAGGTTCTCAAGGTTTTGGACTTTCTCTTTATTATGGGACTTATCCTTTTGTAACTAGTAAAGATACAACAGCTAGTACTTTTGCAGCTGATGTAGGAGTTGGACCAACAAAAATTGATGATGTAATTATAGTTTTCAAATCATATATTACAAGAGTTGGTGAAGGACCTTTCCCATCTGAAATGCCTCAAGAACAAGCTGAAGAATTAGGTATTGAAGAATATGGGACAGTTACTGGTAGAAGAAGAAGGGTTGGTTTGTTTGATATGGATTTAGCTAAAGAAGCTTGTATGATTAATGGTGCAACTCAAATAGCTTTAACATGTGTTGATCGTCTATTCCCTAACTGTGAGAGAACTCAAGATTATTCATCACTTTCCGGTGAAACAAAAGCCTTTATTGATGAAATAGAAAAAGAAACTGGAGTCCCAGTTACTATAATTTCAACAGGGCCTGATTTAAAAGATACTATTGACTTAAGAAAAGAGTTATTATAA
- a CDS encoding SulP family inorganic anion transporter — protein sequence MLENIKGLFPILKWAKEYNKDFLRFDIIAGITVGAITIPEVIAYSSLAGLPPEAGLYAALAALFVYFIFGTSNQLSVGPTSALSILVGSTIGTLSIANPSNFWAIASFVGLLVGVFSIIAWVLHMEFIVRLISKTVLTGFSAGAAIYIAITQISKLMGIDGATGGVFSRIFYMAGHINEINIITLGIGIISIVYLLLSEKYLSKLPNALFIVAIPIILFSVMDLSWLGVSLVGNIPSGLPMIEFPELPGGDLTLILNLALFCFILSYVEGMGATKTLALKEDNDNNSVDNNKELFALGISNIFSGLLQGFPVGGSLSRSAINEESGVKSPLSNLFSGLIVVIVLLFFTQFFSNLPATVLAAIIIVAVTKLFNLKELKRYYRISKKEFIYAIVTLTGVVFLGILQGIFIGVIISVLGILYNIYSPKIVELGRVKGTRLYKNIKFHEPEKTSPNILILRIEGAQLFINSENINLEILKRIKEKNEKENANISVLVLDMGNTDYLDMAGAENLEVLQDILAKKGVELRLAHINSPVRDILWKMGLNKKLNMYKGIYPTIDDIVYNWQKKYYDGANKEDKKE from the coding sequence ATGTTAGAAAATATTAAAGGATTATTTCCAATTCTTAAATGGGCAAAAGAATATAATAAGGACTTTTTAAGATTTGATATTATTGCTGGAATTACTGTTGGAGCAATCACTATCCCTGAAGTTATTGCTTACTCATCATTAGCAGGTTTGCCTCCTGAAGCAGGATTATATGCTGCTTTAGCTGCTTTATTTGTTTATTTTATTTTTGGAACTTCTAATCAACTTTCTGTTGGTCCAACTTCAGCACTATCAATTTTAGTAGGGTCTACAATTGGAACCTTAAGTATTGCTAATCCTTCTAATTTTTGGGCTATAGCTTCATTTGTTGGGTTATTAGTAGGTGTTTTTTCAATAATAGCTTGGGTTCTACATATGGAATTTATTGTTAGGTTAATTTCTAAAACTGTTTTAACAGGATTTTCTGCAGGTGCAGCAATATATATAGCTATTACTCAGATATCTAAACTAATGGGGATTGATGGAGCGACTGGTGGTGTTTTTTCTAGGATATTTTATATGGCTGGTCATATTAATGAAATCAATATTATTACTTTGGGAATAGGTATAATATCGATTGTATATCTACTTTTAAGTGAAAAATATCTATCTAAATTACCTAATGCTTTGTTTATTGTTGCAATACCTATAATATTATTTTCAGTCATGGATTTAAGTTGGTTAGGGGTTAGTTTAGTAGGAAACATTCCTTCAGGTTTGCCGATGATTGAATTTCCAGAATTGCCTGGTGGAGATCTCACTCTTATATTAAACCTTGCTTTATTCTGTTTTATTTTAAGTTATGTTGAAGGTATGGGTGCAACTAAAACATTAGCTCTAAAAGAGGATAATGATAATAATTCTGTTGATAACAATAAAGAACTCTTTGCTTTGGGAATATCTAATATATTTTCTGGTTTACTCCAAGGTTTCCCTGTAGGAGGGAGTTTATCGAGATCTGCTATCAATGAAGAATCTGGGGTAAAATCTCCCCTATCTAACTTATTTTCAGGGCTGATTGTAGTAATAGTACTTTTATTTTTCACACAATTTTTCAGTAATCTTCCAGCAACAGTTTTAGCAGCTATTATAATTGTAGCTGTAACTAAACTTTTCAATTTAAAAGAATTAAAGAGATATTATAGAATAAGTAAAAAAGAATTTATCTATGCTATAGTTACTTTAACAGGAGTAGTATTTTTGGGAATTCTTCAAGGAATATTTATTGGAGTTATTATTTCTGTTTTAGGAATTTTATACAATATTTATAGTCCTAAGATAGTTGAATTAGGTCGTGTTAAAGGAACTAGGTTATATAAAAATATTAAGTTCCATGAGCCTGAGAAAACTTCTCCTAATATTTTAATTTTACGTATTGAGGGTGCACAGCTATTTATAAATTCAGAAAATATCAATCTTGAAATATTAAAAAGAATAAAAGAAAAAAATGAAAAAGAAAATGCTAATATTTCTGTACTTGTATTAGATATGGGAAATACAGATTATCTAGATATGGCTGGAGCTGAAAATTTAGAAGTTCTACAAGATATTCTAGCTAAAAAAGGCGTTGAACTAAGATTAGCTCATATAAATTCACCAGTTAGAGATATATTGTGGAAAATGGGTTTAAATAAAAAATTAAATATGTATAAAGGAATATATCCAACTATTGATGATATTGTATATAATTGGCAAAAGAAATATTATGATGGGGCTAACAAAGAGGATAAAAAAGAATAA
- the thiD gene encoding bifunctional hydroxymethylpyrimidine kinase/phosphomethylpyrimidine kinase: MIGISIAGFDPSGGAGIIADMKTFSALEIHGTAAITALTAQNPTKVFSLMPISIEYIEEQIDSIFDEYGEYISYGKTGMLYSTEIIKTVGKKIKEYNIKVVVDPVMVASAGGSLLKEREEIKNMKEEIATSLKKYLLPHCLIATPNIHEAEIISGIKINNTNNAIEAAYKIGEISNVIITGGHLDGINTFFNKSTEEIKTIKKPLIETSNVHGTGCSFSAALAGYSIKGNNLTTSIEKSLDFVELAVKKGKYGTLKQPYISD, encoded by the coding sequence ATGATTGGGATTTCAATAGCTGGATTTGATCCATCTGGAGGTGCTGGAATAATAGCTGATATGAAGACATTTAGTGCCCTTGAAATTCATGGTACTGCAGCTATAACTGCATTAACAGCACAAAATCCCACTAAAGTATTTTCTTTAATGCCCATAAGTATAGAATATATAGAAGAACAAATTGATTCAATTTTTGATGAATATGGAGAATATATCTCTTATGGAAAAACAGGAATGCTTTATTCGACAGAAATAATTAAAACTGTAGGTAAAAAAATTAAAGAATATAATATTAAAGTTGTTGTAGATCCTGTTATGGTTGCAAGTGCAGGAGGATCTCTTTTAAAAGAAAGAGAAGAAATAAAGAATATGAAAGAAGAAATAGCTACTTCTTTAAAAAAATATTTACTACCACACTGTTTAATAGCTACTCCAAACATCCATGAAGCTGAAATTATCTCAGGGATTAAAATTAATAATACAAATAATGCCATAGAAGCAGCTTATAAAATTGGAGAAATTTCTAATGTTATAATAACAGGAGGCCATCTCGATGGAATCAATACTTTTTTCAACAAATCCACTGAAGAAATAAAAACTATAAAAAAGCCCCTCATTGAAACAAGCAATGTTCATGGGACAGGATGTTCTTTTTCAGCTGCATTAGCAGGATATAGTATAAAAGGAAATAATTTAACTACATCAATTGAAAAATCTCTTGATTTTGTAGAATTAGCTGTAAAAAAGGGAAAATATGGAACTTTAAAACAACCATATATTAGTGATTAG